The DNA window ACATCTAGTCAAGGGTAGAAATTCTGCTAAGAAAGAATGGAGAAAGAAAAGATTACATGTTGCTTGTATATATGAGTATCTATCTTTTTGGTTACTGTCGAAGTGACAAAGATATGCTCGAAAAGTGAAAAATATCAGGCGATCGCCCCCCATAAAAACACGACTCAAACGGACTAAGCTCACTCATACATCCAGTAGATTATTTTGCGCCATATAGCTCAGGAGCCAGCCAGCCATCGTTGCCCGCCGCGTTAAACGAGGCACAAGCTGATCAATCGTGTAGCCCTGAAAACCAAGCTTTTCCTTTAATAATTGCTTATTAGGTTTAGGAATAGACCGCGTTAACTGCACCGTTGCCGGGCGACTTTCAATAAACAATGGCGGCTCCGGATATTTCTCTTGCCATACCGGCTCGACTAAATCATTATTCCAAGCTTGCGTCGTCTCATCAAAACGGTAACCAAGATAATGCCAGACCAAACGGTGTACCGTATCATCATCAAGGCGCTCATCCACAATGCCTTGGACTGTCTCGGTTGTAAGTGGCGGCAAATCTGACATTGTTGCTAAAACCCTCAACATTATTCAGCTAAATAAATTTGTATCTCATTTTGACATAGGTCAGTTCTAAAACAGTTCTGTGGTTTAAAGTTTGAATGTCTCCAGTAGACCTCTTGCATAAGTCTTAAACTTTCTTTCTCTCTTGGGAGGGGCTAGGAGTGGGTTGCAATAGGGTTATGCAACTTACGGAAGCCCCTTTCGCCTTCGGCATCTTCCCCAAAACAGGATATGTTTAACCGGTTAATTTA is part of the [Limnothrix rosea] IAM M-220 genome and encodes:
- a CDS encoding DUF1823 family protein — its product is MSDLPPLTTETVQGIVDERLDDDTVHRLVWHYLGYRFDETTQAWNNDLVEPVWQEKYPEPPLFIESRPATVQLTRSIPKPNKQLLKEKLGFQGYTIDQLVPRLTRRATMAGWLLSYMAQNNLLDV